A genome region from Actinopolymorpha sp. NPDC004070 includes the following:
- a CDS encoding winged helix DNA-binding domain-containing protein, translating into MTNALPPQLTWQQVCARRLHVHALSQPAKGVRPAEIVTAMAGTHAQVMSAAELGIALRIEGSTRVDVRHALWNDHSLIKTFGPRGTVHLLPADELATWTGALSALPPGISPFPESVRMSPDQTEAVVEAIGTALLDAELTVDELTEAVADLAGSWAADPVIPAFQTYWPRWRQVQHLAGHRGTLCFGPNRGRNVTYTNPRRWLPSFRPAPAEEALPRLLRSYLRAYGPSTPQRFAHWLNAPVSWARAVFESAAGELCRVDVEGNAAWLPAGEVDLPYLPDVPGQVPSGVRLLPYFDGYAYRVGNQPPEHLYPGRAADRVLGGNFQVLLVDGVVGGLWHQRRSGRRIAITVEPVVDLTAAQREDLDLQVRRVGEVLQGNPTLTIGRVTVGGHG; encoded by the coding sequence ATGACCAACGCGCTCCCTCCGCAACTGACGTGGCAGCAGGTGTGTGCACGCCGACTGCACGTGCACGCCCTGTCCCAGCCGGCCAAGGGCGTGCGGCCGGCCGAGATCGTCACGGCGATGGCTGGTACGCACGCCCAGGTGATGTCCGCGGCCGAACTCGGGATAGCGCTCCGGATCGAGGGCTCCACCCGCGTCGACGTCCGGCACGCATTGTGGAACGACCACAGTCTGATCAAGACGTTCGGTCCGCGTGGCACCGTTCACCTCCTGCCCGCGGACGAGCTCGCCACCTGGACCGGCGCGCTGTCCGCACTCCCGCCGGGCATCAGCCCCTTTCCGGAGTCGGTGCGGATGAGCCCGGACCAGACCGAGGCGGTGGTGGAGGCCATCGGCACCGCGCTGCTGGACGCCGAGCTCACCGTGGACGAACTCACCGAGGCGGTGGCGGACCTCGCCGGGTCATGGGCGGCGGATCCGGTGATCCCGGCGTTCCAGACGTACTGGCCACGTTGGCGCCAGGTCCAGCACCTCGCGGGGCATCGGGGAACGCTGTGCTTCGGGCCGAACCGCGGCCGCAACGTGACCTACACCAACCCACGGCGCTGGCTCCCGTCGTTCCGGCCCGCCCCGGCGGAGGAGGCGCTGCCCCGGCTGCTTCGCAGCTATCTGCGTGCGTACGGGCCGTCGACACCACAGCGGTTCGCGCACTGGCTGAACGCGCCGGTGTCGTGGGCCCGTGCGGTGTTCGAATCCGCGGCCGGTGAGCTGTGCCGGGTCGACGTCGAGGGGAACGCTGCGTGGCTGCCGGCCGGCGAGGTGGACCTGCCGTACCTGCCGGACGTGCCCGGCCAGGTGCCGAGCGGAGTACGCCTGCTGCCGTACTTCGACGGATACGCCTACCGGGTCGGTAACCAGCCGCCCGAGCACCTCTACCCGGGGCGTGCCGCCGACCGGGTGCTCGGCGGCAACTTCCAGGTGCTCCTGGTCGACGGGGTGGTCGGCGGGTTGTGGCACCAGCGCCGAAGCGGCCGCCGGATCGCGATCACCGTCGAGCCGGTCGTGGACCTGACCGCGGCCCAGCGCGAGGATCTCGACCTGCAGGTACGACGGGTGGGTGAGGTGCTGCAGGGCAACCCGACGTTGACGATCGGCCGGGTCACCGTCGGCGGTCACGGCTGA
- a CDS encoding TOBE domain-containing protein, producing the protein MTVFRISEAAELLGVSNDTVRRWVDAGRLAADRDGQGHRVVAGQDLAAFARAQAGDPDAEGAGFSSARNRLRGIVTAVAKDTVMAQVDIQAGPFRVVSLMSREAVDELGLEVGSVAVAVIKSTNVVVERGGRS; encoded by the coding sequence GTGACAGTCTTCCGGATCAGTGAGGCGGCCGAGCTTCTGGGCGTCAGCAACGACACGGTGCGCCGTTGGGTGGACGCCGGCCGGCTCGCCGCCGACCGCGACGGGCAGGGACACCGCGTGGTGGCCGGACAGGACCTCGCGGCGTTCGCCCGCGCCCAGGCGGGTGATCCGGACGCGGAGGGCGCCGGATTTTCCTCCGCCCGCAACCGGCTTCGCGGCATCGTCACCGCCGTCGCGAAGGACACCGTGATGGCCCAGGTCGACATCCAGGCCGGGCCGTTCCGGGTGGTGTCGCTGATGAGCCGGGAGGCGGTGGACGAACTCGGCCTGGAGGTGGGCTCGGTGGCGGTCGCGGTGATCAAGTCGACGAACGTCGTGGTCGAGCGCGGGGGCCGCTCGTGA
- the modA gene encoding molybdate ABC transporter substrate-binding protein, with the protein MSAWLRTTRAGLVALATATLVGLAGCGGGTNSAGGKAADTPNRSTTSAAAKSATPKVSGTITVFAAASLTEAFTTLAKEFEAAHPHATVRLNFGGSSALATQIDQGAPVDVFASAAPTNMRDVTEQGHAAGSPTTFVRNQLVIAVPKGNPKHVKGLGDLTRPGTKVALCAEQVPCGAAAQKALAAAHVRLTPVTLEPDVKGALTKVRIREVDAALVYRTDARSAASDVDGVEFPESAKAVNAYPIVVLKDGQNPSGGRAFTDYVLSARGRSVLTRAGFQTP; encoded by the coding sequence GTGAGTGCCTGGCTGCGCACGACGCGGGCCGGCCTGGTCGCGCTCGCCACGGCGACGCTGGTCGGCCTGGCCGGCTGCGGGGGCGGCACGAACTCCGCCGGTGGCAAAGCCGCCGACACCCCCAACAGGAGCACCACCAGTGCGGCCGCGAAATCCGCCACACCCAAGGTCTCCGGGACGATCACGGTGTTCGCCGCCGCCTCGCTGACCGAGGCGTTCACCACGCTGGCGAAGGAGTTCGAGGCGGCGCATCCTCACGCCACGGTCCGGCTGAACTTCGGCGGCAGCTCGGCCCTGGCCACGCAGATCGACCAGGGTGCGCCCGTGGACGTGTTCGCCTCAGCCGCGCCGACCAACATGCGTGACGTCACCGAGCAGGGCCACGCGGCCGGAAGCCCGACCACGTTCGTCCGCAACCAGCTGGTGATCGCGGTGCCGAAGGGCAACCCGAAGCACGTGAAAGGGCTCGGCGATCTGACCAGACCGGGAACGAAGGTCGCCCTCTGCGCGGAGCAGGTGCCCTGCGGCGCGGCTGCCCAGAAGGCGCTGGCCGCCGCCCATGTCAGACTCACCCCGGTGACGTTGGAGCCGGACGTCAAGGGCGCCCTGACGAAGGTGCGGATCCGCGAGGTCGACGCGGCCCTCGTCTACCGTACGGACGCACGGTCGGCGGCCTCCGACGTCGACGGCGTCGAGTTTCCCGAGTCGGCCAAGGCGGTCAACGCCTACCCGATCGTCGTACTGAAGGATGGCCAGAACCCCAGCGGTGGCAGGGCTTTCACTGACTACGTGTTGTCCGCACGTGGACGGTCCGTCCTCACCCGCGCGGGGTTCCAGACTCCGTAA
- a CDS encoding DUF4037 domain-containing protein has product MTGFVSGRELSARFYHEAVRPVLDARLPGLPHSATLLGRGSEVLGFDDEMSADHDWDARVLLFLREEDHARHGAAVEEALRTGVPARFAEHPTKYEIHTLDGYVLAQLGFDLGQETEAHDWLTFPEDRLRMLTAGAVHHDDVGLRAVRDRFACYPHDVWLYLLLAGWWRVHPEANLVGRTGFAGDELGSALIGAQLVHDLMALCFLMERQYAPYSKWFGTAFSRLACGAELTPVLSRALHAGTWLEREESLAVAYEKLAAMHNALGVTEPVATEVHQLWNRPFKVVWGDFPGALRAQIGDPAVERIARRWPVGRIDQVRDLLPVPRRRHELLRLYEETDEA; this is encoded by the coding sequence ATGACTGGATTCGTCTCCGGCAGGGAGCTCAGCGCGCGGTTCTACCACGAGGCCGTCCGGCCGGTCCTGGACGCGAGGCTTCCTGGGTTGCCACACAGCGCGACACTTCTCGGCCGTGGCTCGGAGGTGCTGGGCTTCGACGACGAGATGTCCGCCGACCACGACTGGGATGCCCGCGTGCTGCTCTTCCTGCGCGAGGAGGATCACGCCCGGCACGGCGCGGCGGTCGAGGAGGCGCTGCGGACGGGAGTGCCCGCTCGGTTCGCCGAGCATCCGACGAAGTACGAGATCCACACCCTGGACGGCTACGTCCTTGCCCAGCTGGGTTTCGACCTCGGCCAGGAAACCGAGGCGCACGACTGGCTCACCTTTCCCGAGGATCGGCTCCGGATGCTGACCGCCGGCGCCGTCCACCACGACGACGTCGGCCTGCGGGCTGTCCGCGACCGGTTCGCCTGCTACCCGCACGACGTGTGGCTCTACCTCCTGCTCGCGGGCTGGTGGCGGGTGCATCCGGAGGCCAACCTGGTGGGGCGAACGGGCTTCGCGGGTGACGAACTCGGGTCGGCGCTCATCGGTGCCCAGCTGGTGCACGACCTGATGGCCTTGTGTTTTCTGATGGAACGCCAGTACGCGCCGTACTCGAAGTGGTTCGGCACCGCCTTCTCCCGGCTGGCCTGCGGCGCCGAACTGACTCCCGTACTCTCCCGCGCTCTTCACGCCGGCACCTGGCTCGAACGCGAGGAGTCCCTGGCGGTGGCGTACGAGAAGCTCGCCGCCATGCACAACGCGCTGGGTGTCACCGAGCCGGTCGCCACCGAGGTGCACCAGTTGTGGAACCGCCCGTTCAAGGTCGTCTGGGGAGACTTCCCTGGTGCGCTGCGCGCGCAGATCGGGGACCCGGCCGTCGAACGTATCGCACGGCGGTGGCCGGTCGGGCGGATCGACCAGGTGCGGGACCTGTTGCCGGTGCCGCGCCGCCGGCACGAACTGCTGCGCCTGTACGAGGAAACCGACGAGGCGTAA
- a CDS encoding DMT family transporter: MSSAARSPSTGAPSDDAHDRRLLSGVVGQAGAVTVAVTGGAASAAQALVNGRLATGLGTPVAAALVSNGLATVLLLVISVASPAVRTSLRRILRERLPWWCYLGGVIGAVSVAGTAFAAPILGVALFTVVSVCGTGVGGLAADRAGLGAAGRLPVSAGRVAGAALAVVAMAVAQAGHAAAGVALGVMAFVLVLGMGRSVQAALNARLAAVARNVGAASLVNATVGTLALALGAGVLATAGALPFAGWPTTWWAYLGGALALVVTGANMIAARSIGVLRTVLAALSGQLVCGIALDALVPSEPMPTRWLLLGSVLMVLAVTVSSVTAARDKQTSISR, translated from the coding sequence GTGAGCTCTGCCGCGCGCTCGCCGAGCACGGGCGCGCCCTCCGACGACGCGCACGACCGGCGACTGCTGTCAGGTGTCGTCGGGCAGGCAGGTGCGGTCACCGTCGCGGTCACCGGCGGCGCCGCCTCGGCCGCGCAGGCGCTGGTGAACGGCCGGCTGGCCACCGGTCTCGGCACGCCGGTGGCGGCGGCACTGGTGAGCAACGGGCTCGCCACCGTGCTGCTGCTGGTGATCTCCGTCGCCTCGCCGGCGGTACGCACGTCGTTGCGGCGCATCCTTCGCGAACGGCTGCCGTGGTGGTGCTACCTGGGCGGCGTCATCGGAGCGGTCTCGGTCGCCGGCACCGCGTTTGCCGCGCCGATCCTCGGAGTGGCGTTGTTCACCGTCGTCTCGGTCTGCGGCACCGGAGTGGGCGGTCTCGCCGCCGACCGGGCGGGGCTCGGCGCCGCCGGCCGGCTGCCGGTGAGCGCGGGCCGGGTGGCCGGGGCCGCGCTGGCTGTCGTCGCGATGGCCGTTGCGCAGGCCGGTCATGCGGCGGCCGGCGTGGCGCTCGGGGTGATGGCGTTCGTGCTGGTTCTCGGCATGGGACGCTCGGTCCAGGCCGCGTTGAACGCCAGGCTGGCGGCGGTCGCCCGCAACGTGGGTGCGGCGTCGCTGGTGAACGCGACGGTAGGAACGCTGGCGCTTGCCCTGGGCGCCGGGGTGCTGGCCACCGCGGGCGCCCTTCCGTTCGCCGGGTGGCCGACGACCTGGTGGGCCTACCTCGGCGGTGCGCTCGCGCTCGTGGTGACCGGCGCGAACATGATCGCCGCCCGCTCGATCGGCGTACTGCGGACGGTGCTGGCGGCCCTGTCCGGACAGCTGGTCTGCGGAATCGCGCTGGACGCCCTCGTGCCGTCCGAGCCCATGCCGACCCGATGGCTGCTGCTGGGTTCGGTGCTGATGGTGCTGGCGGTCACCGTGTCCAGCGTGACCGCCGCGCGGGACAAGCAGACCTCGATCAGCCGGTAG
- a CDS encoding mandelate racemase/muconate lactonizing enzyme family protein, with protein sequence MQVKEVRTTYSVRPHAARPIRDALQTLTGGGSVVVEVESEDGLVGRGSSSFGRIDGAPKALSVFVDEVLAPLVVGRDATQIPAIIESLKVETEYHGTAGFATFGISVIDVALWDLLGKAHGVPTYQLWGAHRDRVPAYAMVGWSNYDLDELRQQCGEAVEQGFRGVKIKVGAGDLDDDVRRIEAVRSQIGPDVSLMVDANQVLTLSEALRRGEAFGELGVTWFEEPLPAQDFGGYTELTRRLRIPVAAGENLYGAGQFREFFERRGCDIVQPDLRRAGGPTEIRAVGALASAFGVPYASHGGGPAALSLLLCAPTAIWLETGLRSSPTAYPRLENGCALAPQGPGFEWE encoded by the coding sequence ATGCAGGTGAAGGAAGTGCGCACCACCTACTCGGTGCGTCCGCACGCGGCCAGGCCGATCCGCGACGCTCTGCAGACGCTGACCGGCGGCGGTTCGGTGGTCGTGGAGGTCGAGTCCGAGGATGGCCTGGTCGGGCGCGGGTCGTCGTCGTTCGGCCGGATCGACGGGGCGCCGAAGGCGTTGTCGGTCTTCGTCGACGAGGTACTCGCACCGCTGGTGGTCGGCCGGGACGCGACGCAGATCCCCGCGATCATCGAGTCGCTGAAGGTGGAGACCGAGTACCACGGCACGGCGGGGTTCGCGACGTTCGGCATCAGCGTGATCGACGTCGCGCTGTGGGATCTGCTGGGCAAGGCCCACGGCGTGCCGACGTACCAACTGTGGGGCGCCCACCGCGACCGGGTTCCCGCGTACGCGATGGTGGGCTGGTCCAACTACGACCTCGACGAGCTCCGGCAGCAGTGCGGCGAGGCGGTGGAGCAGGGCTTTCGCGGTGTGAAGATCAAGGTGGGTGCCGGTGACCTGGACGACGACGTACGCCGGATCGAGGCGGTCCGGTCACAGATCGGGCCCGACGTCTCGCTCATGGTCGATGCCAACCAGGTGTTGACACTCAGCGAGGCGCTGCGCAGGGGCGAGGCGTTCGGCGAGTTGGGCGTGACGTGGTTCGAGGAACCCCTGCCCGCACAGGACTTCGGCGGCTACACCGAGCTCACCAGACGGCTGCGCATCCCGGTCGCCGCCGGTGAGAACCTCTACGGTGCCGGCCAGTTCCGCGAGTTCTTCGAACGCCGCGGCTGCGACATCGTGCAGCCCGACCTTCGCCGCGCGGGCGGACCGACCGAGATCCGTGCCGTCGGCGCGCTGGCCTCGGCCTTCGGAGTCCCGTACGCCTCACACGGCGGCGGCCCCGCCGCGCTGAGCCTGCTCCTGTGCGCGCCGACGGCGATCTGGCTGGAGACCGGCCTGCGGTCCTCGCCGACGGCGTACCCTCGGCTGGAGAACGGCTGCGCGCTCGCTCCGCAGGGACCCGGTTTCGAGTGGGAGTGA
- a CDS encoding mandelate racemase/muconate lactonizing enzyme family protein, whose amino-acid sequence MKITDVKTFLVHDRERPTRNYTFVKIYTDEGVTGLGEAGVTGRELAVRGMVESFAPILRGMDPTRIEHIWQTLWRGHFFRGGHVHSAAVAAIDIALWDLRGKVLGVPVYDLLGGRTRDYARCYCHVQQPGAGHGPRGAIDAMVDYAKGQVEQGWQFIRFGAGEGSRQGAEGIYEQSRAVRWTVDAFGALRDAVGPEVEICVDFHQRTTPPYAIELARELQPMRPFFIEDPLRAENPSEFAYLRQHISVPIATGEQLPSKWDWRELVEQDLMDYCRVDLCICGGLTEARKVAGWCETHYIEQVPHNPLGPVSTAACLHFDLSTPLFAVQELTWRPDILADIVTTDMRLEGGNLYSGGSPGLGVELNDEAALAEPYQMAGAHILHREDNSVSDW is encoded by the coding sequence ATGAAGATCACGGACGTCAAGACTTTCCTGGTGCACGACCGCGAGCGTCCGACGCGTAACTACACGTTCGTGAAGATCTACACCGACGAGGGTGTGACCGGTCTCGGTGAGGCCGGAGTCACAGGCCGTGAGTTGGCCGTACGCGGGATGGTGGAGAGTTTCGCGCCGATCCTTCGTGGCATGGACCCCACCCGGATCGAGCACATCTGGCAGACGCTGTGGCGCGGCCACTTCTTCCGGGGCGGGCACGTTCACTCCGCCGCGGTCGCGGCCATCGACATCGCGTTGTGGGACCTGCGTGGCAAGGTGCTCGGAGTCCCTGTCTACGACCTGCTCGGTGGGCGGACCCGCGACTACGCGCGCTGCTACTGCCACGTCCAGCAACCCGGCGCCGGACACGGCCCGCGCGGTGCCATCGACGCGATGGTCGACTACGCCAAGGGCCAGGTCGAACAGGGCTGGCAGTTCATCCGGTTCGGAGCCGGTGAAGGAAGCCGGCAAGGCGCGGAAGGCATCTACGAGCAGTCCCGCGCGGTGCGGTGGACCGTCGACGCCTTCGGCGCACTGCGGGACGCGGTCGGGCCGGAGGTCGAGATCTGCGTCGACTTCCACCAGCGCACCACCCCGCCGTACGCCATCGAACTCGCCCGCGAACTCCAGCCGATGCGGCCGTTCTTCATCGAGGACCCGCTGCGCGCGGAGAACCCCTCGGAGTTCGCCTACCTGCGCCAGCACATCTCCGTGCCGATCGCCACCGGCGAACAGTTGCCGAGCAAGTGGGACTGGCGTGAACTCGTCGAACAGGACCTGATGGACTACTGCCGGGTCGACCTGTGCATCTGCGGCGGGCTCACCGAGGCCCGCAAGGTCGCCGGCTGGTGTGAGACCCACTACATCGAACAGGTCCCGCACAACCCGCTGGGACCGGTGTCAACCGCGGCCTGCCTGCACTTCGACCTGTCCACGCCGCTGTTCGCCGTGCAGGAGCTCACCTGGCGACCGGACATCCTCGCCGACATCGTGACCACCGACATGCGGCTGGAGGGCGGCAACCTCTACAGCGGGGGCTCCCCCGGCCTCGGCGTGGAGCTGAACGACGAGGCGGCGCTCGCGGAGCCCTACCAGATGGCGGGCGCGCACATCCTGCACCGAGAGGACAACTCCGTCTCGGACTGGTGA
- a CDS encoding MFS transporter: MSSQKSARPTVEEEQPSGVLRRAIAASAIGNGTEWFDYGIYSYGVIYISAAFFPGDTQNATLFALLTFAVSFLVRPLGGLIWGPLGDRLGRKHVLALTILLMSGATLAVGLIPSYKSIGLWAPALLVILRMIQGFSTGGEYGGAATFMAEYAPSRRRGFFGSFLEFGTLSGFSLGALLMLGCSLALGDETMHAWGWRLPFLVAAPLGLIGVYLRSKLEDTPVFQELEKSGEKEKIHHPFRSLITEYWRPILQLGGLVIALNVVNYTLLTYMPTYLKTQIGLSANWSLVVPIIGMLAMMLFVPFAGGFSDRFGRKPMWWLSLGGLFVAVVPMFLLMATNVVGAVIGFAVLGLLYVPQLATISATFPAMFPTHIRYAGFAIAYNVSTSLFGGTAPAVNDWLTAKTGVALTPAFYMMAACAIGAISLIRIPETSRCPINGTEVPGTEDAPPPVALEPEPVGAAPAAARTT, from the coding sequence GTGAGTTCACAGAAATCCGCCAGACCGACCGTGGAAGAAGAGCAACCATCGGGAGTGTTGCGCAGAGCGATCGCCGCGTCGGCCATCGGGAACGGAACCGAGTGGTTCGACTACGGCATCTACTCGTACGGCGTGATCTACATCTCGGCAGCGTTCTTCCCGGGTGACACCCAGAACGCGACGTTGTTTGCTCTGCTGACGTTCGCGGTGTCCTTCCTCGTCCGCCCGCTGGGCGGTCTGATCTGGGGCCCGCTGGGTGACCGGCTCGGCCGCAAGCACGTGCTCGCGCTGACGATCCTGCTGATGTCCGGTGCGACCCTGGCGGTGGGGCTCATCCCCTCCTACAAGTCCATCGGACTGTGGGCGCCCGCGTTGCTGGTCATCCTGCGGATGATCCAGGGGTTCTCCACCGGTGGCGAGTACGGCGGTGCCGCGACGTTCATGGCGGAGTACGCGCCGAGCCGGCGTCGCGGCTTCTTCGGCAGCTTCCTGGAGTTCGGCACCCTGTCCGGCTTCTCCCTCGGCGCCCTGCTGATGCTCGGCTGCTCACTGGCACTCGGCGACGAGACCATGCACGCGTGGGGCTGGCGGCTGCCGTTCCTCGTGGCGGCACCGCTCGGTCTGATCGGTGTCTACCTGCGCTCCAAGCTCGAGGACACGCCGGTGTTCCAGGAGCTGGAGAAGTCCGGTGAGAAGGAGAAAATCCACCACCCGTTCCGCAGCCTGATCACGGAGTACTGGCGGCCGATCCTTCAGCTCGGCGGTCTGGTGATCGCCCTGAACGTCGTCAACTACACGTTGCTCACCTACATGCCGACCTACCTCAAGACCCAGATCGGGCTGAGCGCGAACTGGTCGCTGGTCGTCCCGATCATCGGCATGCTGGCGATGATGCTGTTCGTGCCCTTCGCCGGAGGGTTCTCCGACCGCTTCGGCCGCAAGCCGATGTGGTGGCTGTCGCTCGGCGGGTTGTTCGTCGCCGTCGTGCCGATGTTCTTGCTGATGGCCACGAACGTGGTCGGTGCGGTGATCGGGTTCGCCGTCCTCGGCCTGCTCTACGTCCCGCAGCTGGCGACCATCTCGGCGACATTCCCGGCGATGTTCCCCACGCACATCCGGTACGCCGGATTCGCGATCGCCTACAACGTCTCGACCTCGCTGTTCGGTGGAACCGCGCCGGCCGTCAACGACTGGCTGACGGCGAAGACCGGAGTCGCGCTGACGCCGGCGTTCTACATGATGGCCGCCTGCGCGATCGGCGCCATCTCGCTGATCCGGATCCCGGAGACGAGCAGGTGCCCGATCAACGGCACCGAGGTGCCCGGCACCGAGGACGCTCCGCCGCCGGTCGCCCTGGAGCCGGAACCGGTCGGCGCCGCGCCCGCCGCGGCCCGCACCACCTGA
- a CDS encoding lipopolysaccharide biosynthesis protein, protein MANSERHAYSVKRQFVWASIGRIAAALIQAVTVVVLARHAAPKEFGIFAAAYGAVIVAQALIDMGLSTLTIKERSRSRNSPIVWNALRLNGRITLIAVLSGVTLCIVLAISTGTPSLIFIPYVIWAVAERNGDAWLTISFADGDANINMTNLILRRLMTLAGLMLLIAFGTAPVVAFGLAAATASVCSLVFARLYIRRRILPTAAVPTRAILRLSFPFWFNSVAGQLRNLDALIVGAVAGTTHAGLYGAGARITGPLRLLPDALAAALLPAASRDSFRVSPKLIRQMALFALLATVIGLGGVMIAPLVVHHLLGTAYAGAELVIQLAIVGLPFASLVALLAAILQGIGKQSFVAGIAFAATVTCLCAVAIGALLGAAVGAMIGYCVSTVLHAAVLSVKVNAVARDAREPVAGHHSSTARRGSAS, encoded by the coding sequence ATGGCTAATTCAGAACGTCACGCTTACAGCGTCAAGCGGCAGTTTGTCTGGGCGTCGATAGGTCGTATTGCGGCAGCATTGATACAGGCAGTCACCGTAGTCGTCTTGGCGCGGCACGCAGCACCAAAAGAGTTCGGCATCTTCGCTGCCGCATACGGGGCGGTGATCGTGGCCCAAGCGCTCATCGACATGGGGCTATCCACTCTCACGATCAAGGAGCGCTCTCGGTCCAGGAATAGCCCAATTGTTTGGAACGCGCTACGTCTCAACGGTCGTATCACACTGATTGCTGTCCTATCCGGCGTCACCTTGTGTATCGTCCTCGCTATCAGTACGGGTACACCTTCTCTTATCTTCATTCCGTACGTCATATGGGCTGTCGCCGAGCGAAATGGCGATGCATGGCTCACTATTTCTTTCGCAGATGGCGACGCCAACATTAACATGACGAACCTGATCCTGCGTCGCCTTATGACCTTGGCCGGCCTCATGCTGCTGATCGCATTCGGAACGGCACCGGTCGTTGCATTCGGCCTCGCCGCCGCAACTGCTTCTGTCTGCTCCCTGGTATTCGCACGTCTCTACATTCGACGCCGTATCCTACCTACCGCCGCGGTGCCTACCCGCGCCATCCTCCGTCTCTCGTTCCCGTTCTGGTTCAACTCGGTGGCGGGTCAGCTGCGCAACCTCGATGCACTTATCGTGGGCGCCGTCGCCGGCACTACGCACGCTGGCCTTTACGGTGCGGGTGCCAGAATCACTGGTCCGCTCAGGCTCTTGCCGGATGCACTAGCGGCGGCACTGCTGCCGGCTGCGTCGCGAGACTCCTTCAGGGTTTCACCGAAGCTCATACGGCAAATGGCACTCTTTGCCTTGCTCGCCACTGTCATTGGGCTGGGGGGAGTGATGATCGCTCCGCTTGTAGTCCACCATCTACTGGGGACCGCCTACGCCGGAGCGGAGCTTGTCATTCAGCTTGCCATCGTGGGATTGCCCTTTGCCTCGCTGGTTGCTCTTTTGGCAGCAATTCTTCAAGGTATTGGCAAACAGTCGTTTGTGGCAGGCATCGCGTTCGCAGCTACTGTCACGTGCTTATGTGCAGTTGCCATCGGCGCTCTGCTCGGCGCCGCCGTCGGTGCAATGATTGGCTACTGCGTAAGTACAGTGCTCCATGCGGCGGTGCTCTCGGTAAAGGTGAATGCTGTTGCGCGCGATGCTAGAGAACCTGTCGCTGGACATCATAGTTCGACAGCGCGAAGAGGATCGGCAAGTTGA
- a CDS encoding glycosyltransferase family 4 protein: MKTVWIVQPYVPRYRIPLFEQLGAQLSTAGVELRVAAGAANDVQAERGDEVRPDWLVPMAWTRFGPAQISHARRLYRGADGVVFPHLGSNPELSAALIARTLGRGTPVGVWGHIKTYVDDPNPLDVAIERWQLHHADRVFAYTAGGARYASDAGVEPGKIVTLNNTVDTHQLKEAIEILDDREVLDFQSRYNLVPDRTIAYIGGLDESKRIDMLAETLDRLWELHPTVKLIVGGRGRSAGLLNRAEVRGQVIRLGYVDEKMKALIASTAQILVNPGRVGLLAVEALVMGLPVATTQWPYHAPEVEYLVEGETIHSSANDAESFLGLILELLHDQPPKAFRTTGKAPLMSDMVATFARGILAMLDR, encoded by the coding sequence ATGAAGACGGTATGGATTGTTCAACCTTATGTGCCTCGATATCGCATTCCGCTATTCGAACAACTCGGGGCTCAACTCTCAACGGCGGGCGTGGAACTTCGAGTTGCAGCAGGCGCTGCGAACGACGTGCAAGCCGAGCGCGGCGATGAAGTGCGACCTGATTGGCTCGTACCGATGGCCTGGACACGGTTTGGGCCAGCGCAGATTTCGCACGCGCGACGGCTCTATCGTGGCGCAGACGGAGTCGTCTTCCCCCATCTCGGATCCAATCCCGAACTGTCCGCTGCGCTAATCGCACGAACGCTCGGCAGAGGCACACCGGTCGGCGTCTGGGGTCATATCAAGACGTATGTCGACGATCCGAATCCACTAGACGTGGCCATCGAACGCTGGCAACTACACCATGCCGACCGAGTTTTTGCCTACACCGCCGGCGGCGCACGTTATGCATCCGACGCAGGGGTGGAACCGGGCAAGATTGTCACCCTCAACAACACTGTCGACACGCACCAACTCAAGGAAGCGATCGAGATACTGGACGATCGCGAGGTTCTTGACTTTCAATCGCGATACAACCTAGTTCCGGATCGGACGATCGCATATATCGGCGGGCTCGATGAGTCCAAGCGAATCGACATGCTGGCCGAGACTCTCGACAGACTTTGGGAACTCCATCCCACTGTCAAGTTGATTGTCGGGGGACGGGGAAGGTCCGCTGGGCTACTCAACCGTGCCGAAGTACGCGGCCAGGTAATCCGTCTGGGTTACGTCGACGAGAAGATGAAGGCGCTCATTGCGTCGACCGCACAAATACTCGTCAACCCAGGCCGCGTCGGATTGCTTGCCGTCGAGGCGCTCGTCATGGGACTTCCAGTTGCCACGACCCAGTGGCCGTACCATGCGCCAGAGGTTGAATACCTGGTCGAGGGCGAGACCATACACTCGTCGGCAAACGATGCCGAATCTTTCCTTGGGCTAATTCTTGAGCTCCTGCACGACCAACCGCCGAAGGCGTTTCGTACGACCGGCAAAGCCCCATTGATGTCTGACATGGTGGCTACGTTCGCCCGAGGAATCCTCGCCATGCTGGATCGGTAG